DNA from Massilia antarctica:
GGAAGAGGATGGGTTATCCGTTCGACTCCCTGGTGCCGTCGTATGCGACGACCCTGGGCGCGTCGGCCGACCGCCCGGCGGCGCTGGCCGAGATGATGGGCATCATCGTCAACAAGGGTGTGCGTAAACCAGTGCAGCGCATCGACTCGCTGCATTTTGCCGTGGGGACGCCGTACGAAACCCTGGTCAAGCAGGCCAAGAGCGCGCCGGGCGAGCAGATCCTGTCGCCGGAAGTGGCGCGCGCGGTGGCCGATGCGATTCGCGGCGTGGTCTCGGACGGTACCGCCAAGAGGGTCAAGACCGCGTTCAAGATGGCCGATGGCAGCATCATTGCCGTGGGTGGCAAGACCGGTACGGGCGACCAGCGTTTCGAGGTGTATGGCGCCGGTGGGCGGCTGATCGAATCGCGTTATGTGAACCGCTCGGCGACCTTCGTCTTCAACATCGGCGAGCGCTTTTTCGGCAGCATGACGGCTTATGTACACGGTCCGTCGTCGGCCAACTACGACTTCACCAGCGCCTTGCCGGTGCAGTTGCTGACGGTGCTGGCGCCGACCCTGATGCCGATGATCGAGCCGCCGGCGGACAGCACGGCCAAGCAGTGTGTGCGTTGAGTAGGGCCGCGCGTGCGTTGAGTGTGGCCAAGCGGTGCGTGCGTTGATAGTAGCCGCGATTTGAACTTGTCGAGAGTAAAACCGCTACATTAAAAACCGTCGTTCCCGCGTAGGCGGGAACCCAAGTTCGTGCTGCAGCTACAGGCGGCTCGACAAAATTGGGTTCCCGCCTGCGCGGGAAGTCGTTTCTGCCAATGGCAGGAACGACGGTTTTTAGGTTGACGGTAGATGCAGGACGGTCGATGCATGTACGGTGGAAGCAAGCATCGGTAGATGCAGCAAGCCGATCCCACCCCTGACTGATTGCCCTTGCATGTTTGTGCGATTGTTGGCATCGTACCGTTCCATGAAACCTTTGCAACGTGCGATGTCCAAAATCCGGAAGTTTACCCAGTTCTCGTTTCGCGACCTGGTTGCCGCCGCCGGCCCCACCGTCCTTACCATCGTCGCGCTGTGCGCGCTCGCTTACTTCCTCGTCGACCCTTCGCCGCCGCGCAAGGTCACTCTCGGCACCGGCCAGGAAAACAGCGCCTACGAGGAATTCGGCAAAAAATACGCGGCCAAACTCGGCAAGCACGGCATCGCCCTCACCTTGCAGCGCTCCCTCGGCTCGCAAGACAACCTGCAGCACCTCAACGAAGGCAAGGTCGATATCGCTTTTGTGCAGAGCGGATCGACCGAACAGGCTGAAGCCCAGCGCAAGGGACTGGTCTCCCTCGGCAGCCTGTTCACCGAACCGGTCTGGCTGTTCCTGCGTGAGGATGCCAAAGTCACCCAGCTCACGCAGCTCAAGGGCTTGAAAATCAACCTCGGGCCGGAAGGCAGCGGCGCGCCGAAGCTGTTTCGCCAGGTGCTGGCGCTGAACGGCGTCGAGCCGGGCGACCTGACCATCGGCACCTTGGAGAACACGCCGGCCACGGTGGAGCTGCTGGAAGGGCGCATCGATGGCCTGGTCTTCAGTTCCGGTCCGGATGCGCCGCTGGTGCAGATGCTGCTGCAAACGCCGGGCTTCAAGCTGTTCGACTTCACCCAGGCCGAAGCGTATTCGCGGCGCTTGCCGTTCGTCTCGCACGTGGTGCTGCCGCGCGGGATTGTCGATGTCGGGCGCGATATCCCGGCCCAGGATTATCACCTGATTGCGCCTACCGCGACCCTGGTGGCGCGCGAGGATCTGCATCCGGCGCTGATCGATCTGTATGTGCAGGCGGCCAGCGAGATCCATGGCGGGACCGGCTGGTTCCAGCAGCAGGGGCAGTTCCCGTCGGCGCGCTATACTGAAATTCCCGTGGCGCGCGAAGCGGCCAAATTCTACAAGGATGGCGCGCCGCTGCTGCAGCGCTACATGAGCTTCTGGCTGGCCAATTTCTTCGACCGGATGTGGGTCGTGGTGGTGGCGCTGGCGGCTTTGGTACTGCCGCTCTCAAAAGTGGTGCCGCCCTTGTACGTGTGGCGCATTCGTTCGCGCGTCTACCGCTGGTACGGGCAGTTGCGCACCGTGGAGCAGGAGCTGGAGTCCGCCCAGGGGCCGCAGCGCGCGCAGGTATGCGCCGGGCTGCTCAAGCGTCTCGATGAGATCGAGGAACTGGTGAACCAGATTTCGATACCACTGGCGTTTGCCGATGGCTTGTATGGACTACGTAGTCACATCAATTTTGTGCGCCAGCGGGTAAAGGCCGCCGCGACGTAGCAACGCTGGAGCAGGGCGCTCAATCATGAACCCGGGTTCGCGCCGAGGGCGGCCCGGGTGCGGGAGCGATGGTGAAGCCGATAGGCTATGAACCTATACGGGCAAGTCCATCAAGCCCCAAGCCACGGCAAGCCTGCCTTGCACCAGCCACCGACGCTCTTGCGGTGACCTTCCGCATCCTTGTCGCCCTCGAAGCCTTCCAGGATATCGAACGACTGCGCATACCCATTCTCCGTCGCCACCCGCGCGGCGTGACGCGACCTGACACCCGAGCGGCACAAGAACAGCAGCACTTCATCCTTTTGCGCCACTGCTTCCAGCTGCTGCACGAAATCGGGATTGGGCGCGCCGTCCGGCCAGGTACTCCATTGCACGGCGCAGTGCTGCTGCGCCGCAATCGCGACCTTGCCGACCCACGCGCGCTCGGCATCGGTGCGCACGTCCACCAGCCGCACGCGCGCCTCGCTTTGCAGCAGTTCCCACGCCTCCCGCGGCGTTACCGCGCCCGCATACGGTTGGCCGGGCGCGCGGGTGCGGGCGGTGGCAAGCAGGGTGTCGGCTGTACTCATGACGTTTTCCTCGGTGTAGTTTGCGATTATTATAGGAGCGGCGCACCACGGCGCGGCATTTTTCCCTTTTCGGTGCAGATTGCATCAATTTGGTGCAATCAGCAAAATTCGCACTCATTCGGTGCGCTCCCGATCAGGCGCGCCGCCGGTGTCGCCACGGGGACTCAGGAGTTTAGTGTCATTTGGCAGCATTTTCAACGCTGCTCTGTCCGCTGGCCGGGATGGTCTGGCTGGCACGCTTTCTGCTATGATCCCTGTGAGTTTTGCCGCCAAGGTGGCAACCCCCCATTTATATTAGGAGAGATACGCATGGCAATGACGGCCGCAGAAGTCTTGGAGATGGTTAAAGAGAAGCACGTTCGCTTTGTGGACTTTCGCTTCGCCGACACGCGTGGCAAAGAGCAGCACGTAACGGTTCCCGTATCGCACTTCGATCTCGACAAATTTGAATCGGGCCATGCTTTCGACGGCTCGTCGATCGCCGGCTGGAAGGGCATCGAAGCGTCCGACATGCTGCTCATGCCAGACCCGAACACGGCCAACATCGATCCGTTCATGGAAGAAGTCACCTTGTTCATGCAGTGCGACGTCATCGAACCGGCCGACGGCAAGGGTTACGACCGCGATCCGCGTTCGATCGCCAAGCGCGCCGAAGCCTACCTCAAGTCGACCGGCATCGGCGACACTGCTTTCTTCGGCCCTGAGCCGGAATTTTTCATCTTCGACAGCGTGCGCTGGAAGATCGACATGTCGGGCTGCTTCGTCAAGATCGATTCGGATGAATCGTCGTGGGCGACCGATGCCAAGACCGAAGGCGGCAACAGCGGCCACCGTCCGACCGTCAAGGGCGGCTACTTCCCGGTGCCACCAGTCGATTCGTTCCAGGACATGCGCTCGGAAATGTGCCTGATCCTCGAAGAACTGGGCATCCCGGTCGAAGTGCACCACCACGAAGTGGCCGGCGCCGGCCAGAATGAAATCGGCACCCGCTTTTCGACCCTGGTCGAGCGCGCCGACTGGACCCAGAACCTGAAGTACGTGGTCTGGAACGTGGCTCACAGCTATGGCAAGACCGCCACCTTCATGCCGAAACCGATCGTTGGCGACAATGGCTCGGGCATGCACGTGCACCAGTCGATCTGGAAAGACGGCAAGAACCTGTTCGCCGGCGACGGCTATGCGGGCCTGTCGGAAGATGCGCTGTTCTACATCGGCGGCATCATCAAGCACGCCAAGGCACTGAACGCGATCACCAACCCGGGCACCAACTCGTACAAGCGCCTCGTGCCAGGCTACGAAGCGCCGGTCAAGCTGGCTTACTCGGCCAAGAACCGTTCGGCATCGATCCGCATCCCGCACGTGGCGAACCCGAAAGGCCGCCGCATCGAGACCCGCTTCCCGGATCCGCTGGCGAACGTGTACCTGTGCTTCGCCGCGCTGCTGATGGCTGGCCTGGACGGCATCGCCAACAAGATCCACCCGGGCGAAGCAGCGTCGAAAGACCTGTACCACCTGCCGCCGGAAGAAGACGCGCTGATCCCGACCGTCTGCTCTTCGCTCGAAGAAGCGCTCGATAACCTGAACAAGGACCGCGAGTTCCTCACCCGCGGTGGTGTTTTCAGCAACAGCATGATCGACGCTTACATCGAACTGAAAATGCAGGACGTGCAGCGCATGCGCATGACCACCCACCCGGCCGAGTTCGATATGTACTACTCGCTGTAATTGTATTTGGTTGGCAATCATTGCCAACATGCAGTATCTGTAGCTGGAGAGACATCAAAACGTATCTCTCCGGTATAAAAACGCGAGGAAGGCCACGGCTTTCCTCGCGTTTTTCATTGGATGTTGTATATTCGGTTGAATCTAATTACTCCACGGAATTCCGTGAAACAACGCTGATGCTTATGATAACGAGGATGTCCCGAATTCGCCCGCACCGACCGCTGCGTTCGCCTTTGCTGGCGCTGGTGCTGCTCGCCGGCCTCGGCGCGCAGCTGCCGGCCCGGGCCGACATCTATTTGTGCGTCGATGCGAGCGGGCGCAAGGAGTTGACCGACAACCCCAAGCCGGGCTGCAAGCAGCTCGACGTGCCGAACAATATCCCCGCTCCCTCGGGTGGGCGCAAGAGCAGCGGCCCGGCCAAGCCGGTGACGACGCCGACCGACTTTCCCAAGGTGGCAGGCAGCGAGCAGCGCGCGCGCGACGCCGACCGGCGCGAAATCCTCAACCAGGAGCTGCACGCCGAAGAGAAGAAGCTGGCCGAGCTCAAACGCGAATACAACAAGGGCGAGCCTGAGCGCCAGGGCAACGAGAAGAACTACGCCAAGTACGAAGAGCGGGTCAAGTCGATGGCCGATAACATCGCACGCGCCGAAAAGAACATCGAAGCGCTGAAGCGCGAAATCTCGAACATTAAATGACCATGGCCGCGCCTTCGGTGCCGCGGCGCGAGGCCCTGGCCGGCCTCGACCTGCTGGCGTCGGCCGTGCTGCTGGTCGACGCCGGCGGCACCATCATCTTTGCCAACGCGGCTTGCGAGAACCTGCTGGAAAGCTCGCTCAGAGCCCTGCAACGCCAGCAGCTCCATACCCTGTTCCTCAACGCCGAAGAACTGCTCAATCTGTGCGCGCAGGCGCTGGCCCATAAATACGCCGACCTGCGCCAGGACCTGACCCTGGAGCGCAGCGGACGCGAACCGCTGCATGTGCACAGCATCGTCAGCGAGGCGGGCGAGCATGGCATCGTGATCGAACTGCGCGAGAACGTCCAGCAGTTGAAACTCGACCGCGAAGAGCGCATCCTCGACCAGAGCCAGGTCAACAAGGAGCTGGTGCGCAACCTGGCGCACGAGATCAAGAACCCGCTGGGCGGCATCCGCGGCGCGGCGCAGCTGCTCGAACTCGAACTGCCGGCGCGCCACCTGACCCAGCTGCGCGAATACACGCAGGTGATCATCAAGGAAGCGGACCGCCTGCAAACCCTGGTCGACCGCCTGCTGGCGCCGCACCGGCGCCCGCACATCGTCGGCGACGTCAATATCCATGAAGTGTGCGAGCGCGTGCGCAGCCTGATCCTGGCCGAGTTCCCGGCCGGTCTGTCGATCCGGCGCGATTACGATGCGTCGATTCCCGAGTTCAGGGGCGACAAGGAACAGCTGATCCAGACCGTGCTCAATATCGCGCACAATGCCGCCCAGGCGCTGTCCGAGCGCATTGTGGCGGGCGATGCCGAGCTGGTTTTCAAGACCCGCGTGGCGCGCCAGGTGACCCTGGCCAAGGTGCGCTACGGGCTGGCATTAGACTTGCATATCATCGACAATGGACCGGGCATCCCGCCGCAGATCCGCGACCGCATTTTCTATCCCTTGGTATCGGGACGGGAGGGCGGCAGCGGCCTGGGGCTGACACTGGCGCAGACCTTCGTGCAGCAGCACATGGGTGTGATCGAGTGCGAAAGCCGGCCTGGATTTACGGATTTCAGGATCCTGTTGCCGCTGCCATAAGCCGCGCTTCAGCTTCGACAGTCCGGGTCCCATCAATTGAAGATCCATATTGCGGGGAAGCGCGAACACATGAAACCAATCTGGATAGTCGACGACGACGCCTCCATCCGCTGGGTGCTTGAAAAAGCCCTGGCACGCGAGAACCTCGCGACCAAAAGCTTTTCCAACGCGCGCGATGCGATGGCCGCGCTCGAATTCGACACGCCGCAAGTGCTGGTGTCCGACATCCGCATGCCGGGCGAGTCGGGGCTGGACCTGCTGCAGACCGTCAAGGCGGGCTATCCCGGCCTGCCGGTCATTATCATCACTGCGTTTTCCGACCTCGATTCGGCGGTCGCGGCCTTCCAGGGCGGCGCCTTCGAGTACCTGGCCAAGCCATTCGACATCGACAAGGCGGTGGAACTGATCCGGCGCGCGCTGGAAGAGAGCCTGCGCGAGACCAGCGTCGAATCGGGCCCCACCGATACCCCGGAAATCCTGGGCCAGGCGCCGGCCATGCAGGAAGTGTTCCGCGCCATCGGGCGCTTGTCGCAGTCGAACGTGACGGTGCTGATCACGGGCGAATCGGGCACCGGCAAGGAACTGGTCGCGCGCGCGCTGCACAAGCACAGCCCGCGCGCCCAGCAGCCCTTCATCGCCTTGAATACGGCGGCGATCCCCAAGGATTTGCTCGAGTCCGAACTGTTCGGCCACGAACGCGGCGCCTTCACCGGGGCCCAGACCACGCGCCGCGGGCGCTTCGAGCAGGCTGAAAACGGCACGCTATTTTTGGATGAAATCGGCGACATGCCGTTCGACCTGCAAACGCGCCTGCTGCGGGTGCTCTCGGACGGCCACTTTTACCGGGTCGGCGGGCACCAGCCGATGAAGGCCAATGTGCGCGTCATCACGGCCACCCACCAGAACCTGGAACAGCGCGTGCGCGACGGCCTGTTTCGCGAAGACTTGTACCACCGCCTGAACGTGATCCGCCTGCGCCTGCCCAGTTTGCGGGAGCGGCGCGAGGATATCCCCCTTTTGGTGCGCCACTTCCTGGTGCAGAGCGCGCGCCAGCTCGGCGTCGAGGCCAAGCGCATGAGCGATCCGGCGCTGCATTTTCTCACCGGGCTCGATTTGCCGGGCAATGTGCGCCAGCTGGAAAACCTGTGCAACTGGATCACCGTCATGGCGCCCGGGCAGACGGTGGACGTGAAGGACATGCCGCTCGAACTCACGCAGCAGGAGGGCGGGGCCGAGCCGCTGCTGCCGCTGGCCGTGGGCGAGAGCGCGGCGCCGGCGGCCGGCGGCCAGGCCGGCATGGCGGCCGCGGGCGCGGCGGACGGCTGGATTGGCCTGCTGGAGCTGCAGGCGGCCGGCATGCTGGCGGCCGGGCAGTCGGAGGTGATGGATGTGCTGGGACGGCAGTTCGAGTCGGCGCTGATCAAGATGGCGCTCAAACACACGCACGGGCGCAAGAACGATGCCGCGGTGCGCCTGGGGATCGGGCGCAACACCATCACCCGCAAGATCGCCGAACTGGGGATCGACGGCGCCAAGGACGAGTAGGGGGCGGCGCGCTGCGCGCCCCGTTCGCTCGCGGCATGGTGTAAGCTTCTGTCCAATTTATTCTTGGAACCACCATGCTGATCAACTGCGTCGCCTACCAGGAAGGCAAAAAGCTGTCCGACATTTCCGTCGAAGCCATCAGCGACTACGTCCAGAAACCCGACTGCTTCGTGTGGGTGGCCCTGAAGGACGCCCAGCCGGACGAACTGGCGATCATGCAGCACGAATTCGGGCTGCATGAACTGGCGGTGGAAGATGCGCTGCGCGGCCACCAGCGCCCCAAGATCGAGGAGTACGGCGATTCGCTGTTCGTGGTGGTGCAGACGGTCGAGATGGATGGCGATGACATGAGTGTGGGCCAGGTGGCCATGTTCGTCGGCGAAAATTACGTGCTCTCGGTGCGCAATAACGTCATGCGCGGTTTCCTCGGCGTGCGCGCGCGCGCCGAACGCGAAGCGCACCTGCTGGCCAAGGGCTCGTCGTTCGTGCTGTATGCGCTGATGGATGCGGTGGTCGACCGTTATTTTCCCGTGGTCGACGCGCTCGAAACGGAACTCGAAACGATCGAGGACCGGATTTTTATCCGCGGCTCGCAGCGCGCCAACATCGAGCGCCTGTATGACCTCAAGCGCAAGGTGCTGGTGCTGCGCCACGCGGTCACGCCGCTGCTCGACGCCATCGGCAAGCTGCATGGCGGACGGGTGCCGTCGTTCTGCAGCGACACCCAGGAATACTTCCGCGATGTGCACGATCACCTGCAAAGGATCAACGGCTCGCTCGATACCATCCGCGACACCATCGGCACGGCGATCCAGGTCAATCTGTCGATGGTGGCGATCGACGATGGCGAAGTCAATAAGCGGCTGGCCGCATGGGCCGCGATCTTCGCGGTGTTTACCGCGTTCGCCGGGGTGTGGGGGATGAACTTCGAGTTCATGCCGGAGCTGAAATGGCATTTCGGCTACGTGAGCGCGCTGACCGTGATGGTCTGCGTGTGCGGGTATCTGTACTACCGGTTCAGGAAGTCGGGCTGGCTGTAGCCGTTCGGCCTTGTCGTATTACTTGGCTGGGCGAGGCTCGATGGCGCCAGGGGCGGGCGGCTGCGTGGTGGCGGGGCCCGGCGATTGATGAGCGACAGGGGCGGACGGTTCCGTGGCCACTGGTACGTTAGCGATCTTTTCCACGTTAGCATTGAACTTCGCCAGCGCTTGGTAGCCGCCGAAAAGGGCGCCGATGACGATGATGGTCAACATGTTGACGCCTAAATTTCCAACGATGTCACCGAGCCATGCCATAAAGCTCCTCTTACTCTTGAGTTCGACGAGCACAGCGGAGACATTTTGGTTCAGGACGCTTTCGCGTACCTCGTCTTCAAAGTCGTGCATCCGTTGGGCCAATCCAGCATTGAGGAATGCCTCCGCGAGCTGCTGTGCCTGGGCGCGATAGGACTCGATCTTCGCGGGCATGCAGGTTTGGGTATGGAAGACTTTCAGTTCGTCGGGCGTGGGCAGGCGCGCGTGAGTGGAGACGGTAGCTTCAATAAAGGCGATCTTGTCCCGTTTGTACAAGACATAGGCGATCGCTCCGACGGCATCGTCGGGATCGGTGACCAGTTTCTTATAGATCCAGTTATAAGGCGAAGCGGACGACTGGGATCCTGCGGAGGAAGGATCAACGGGCTCAGCAGGTACAGGAGGAGCGCCAGGCGCTGGAGGAACCGGCGCCGCCATCAATCAGCCCCCGCTGACGATACGGCGAGCTTCGGCGAATGCGCGGTTAATCTCCTCGCGGCTGAAGCGCGACTGGCGGAGAAGTCGCGCGGCGGCCGGCGAAAGATCCACCGGTACCGTGACTTTGCGGGCAATGAGGTCGTTTGCCGGGCGCACATCAGCGGACGCGACACGCTTCAACACTGGTTTCATATTCCCCCCTGTGATTGATCCACTTTGGCTGATTTTACCTGAACCGGGCCAGCAGCCAACCCGCTGGTTGAGGCGTGCAGTTGACCAGACACCGGGTCCTGTGCGGAAAGTCATTTTTGCCAATGATAACTCCTGGTCTGGCCGGCGCCGTACCGCGCGCCTG
Protein-coding regions in this window:
- the ntrC gene encoding nitrogen regulation protein NR(I) — translated: MKPIWIVDDDASIRWVLEKALARENLATKSFSNARDAMAALEFDTPQVLVSDIRMPGESGLDLLQTVKAGYPGLPVIIITAFSDLDSAVAAFQGGAFEYLAKPFDIDKAVELIRRALEESLRETSVESGPTDTPEILGQAPAMQEVFRAIGRLSQSNVTVLITGESGTGKELVARALHKHSPRAQQPFIALNTAAIPKDLLESELFGHERGAFTGAQTTRRGRFEQAENGTLFLDEIGDMPFDLQTRLLRVLSDGHFYRVGGHQPMKANVRVITATHQNLEQRVRDGLFREDLYHRLNVIRLRLPSLRERREDIPLLVRHFLVQSARQLGVEAKRMSDPALHFLTGLDLPGNVRQLENLCNWITVMAPGQTVDVKDMPLELTQQEGGAEPLLPLAVGESAAPAAGGQAGMAAAGAADGWIGLLELQAAGMLAAGQSEVMDVLGRQFESALIKMALKHTHGRKNDAAVRLGIGRNTITRKIAELGIDGAKDE
- a CDS encoding rhodanese-like domain-containing protein translates to MSTADTLLATARTRAPGQPYAGAVTPREAWELLQSEARVRLVDVRTDAERAWVGKVAIAAQQHCAVQWSTWPDGAPNPDFVQQLEAVAQKDEVLLFLCRSGVRSRHAARVATENGYAQSFDILEGFEGDKDAEGHRKSVGGWCKAGLPWLGA
- the glnL gene encoding nitrogen regulation protein NR(II); translated protein: MTMAAPSVPRREALAGLDLLASAVLLVDAGGTIIFANAACENLLESSLRALQRQQLHTLFLNAEELLNLCAQALAHKYADLRQDLTLERSGREPLHVHSIVSEAGEHGIVIELRENVQQLKLDREERILDQSQVNKELVRNLAHEIKNPLGGIRGAAQLLELELPARHLTQLREYTQVIIKEADRLQTLVDRLLAPHRRPHIVGDVNIHEVCERVRSLILAEFPAGLSIRRDYDASIPEFRGDKEQLIQTVLNIAHNAAQALSERIVAGDAELVFKTRVARQVTLAKVRYGLALDLHIIDNGPGIPPQIRDRIFYPLVSGREGGSGLGLTLAQTFVQQHMGVIECESRPGFTDFRILLPLP
- a CDS encoding DUF4124 domain-containing protein, which produces MSRIRPHRPLRSPLLALVLLAGLGAQLPARADIYLCVDASGRKELTDNPKPGCKQLDVPNNIPAPSGGRKSSGPAKPVTTPTDFPKVAGSEQRARDADRREILNQELHAEEKKLAELKREYNKGEPERQGNEKNYAKYEERVKSMADNIARAEKNIEALKREISNIK
- a CDS encoding TAXI family TRAP transporter solute-binding subunit encodes the protein MSKIRKFTQFSFRDLVAAAGPTVLTIVALCALAYFLVDPSPPRKVTLGTGQENSAYEEFGKKYAAKLGKHGIALTLQRSLGSQDNLQHLNEGKVDIAFVQSGSTEQAEAQRKGLVSLGSLFTEPVWLFLREDAKVTQLTQLKGLKINLGPEGSGAPKLFRQVLALNGVEPGDLTIGTLENTPATVELLEGRIDGLVFSSGPDAPLVQMLLQTPGFKLFDFTQAEAYSRRLPFVSHVVLPRGIVDVGRDIPAQDYHLIAPTATLVAREDLHPALIDLYVQAASEIHGGTGWFQQQGQFPSARYTEIPVAREAAKFYKDGAPLLQRYMSFWLANFFDRMWVVVVALAALVLPLSKVVPPLYVWRIRSRVYRWYGQLRTVEQELESAQGPQRAQVCAGLLKRLDEIEELVNQISIPLAFADGLYGLRSHINFVRQRVKAAAT
- the corA gene encoding magnesium/cobalt transporter CorA — encoded protein: MLINCVAYQEGKKLSDISVEAISDYVQKPDCFVWVALKDAQPDELAIMQHEFGLHELAVEDALRGHQRPKIEEYGDSLFVVVQTVEMDGDDMSVGQVAMFVGENYVLSVRNNVMRGFLGVRARAEREAHLLAKGSSFVLYALMDAVVDRYFPVVDALETELETIEDRIFIRGSQRANIERLYDLKRKVLVLRHAVTPLLDAIGKLHGGRVPSFCSDTQEYFRDVHDHLQRINGSLDTIRDTIGTAIQVNLSMVAIDDGEVNKRLAAWAAIFAVFTAFAGVWGMNFEFMPELKWHFGYVSALTVMVCVCGYLYYRFRKSGWL
- the glnA gene encoding type I glutamate--ammonia ligase, which encodes MAMTAAEVLEMVKEKHVRFVDFRFADTRGKEQHVTVPVSHFDLDKFESGHAFDGSSIAGWKGIEASDMLLMPDPNTANIDPFMEEVTLFMQCDVIEPADGKGYDRDPRSIAKRAEAYLKSTGIGDTAFFGPEPEFFIFDSVRWKIDMSGCFVKIDSDESSWATDAKTEGGNSGHRPTVKGGYFPVPPVDSFQDMRSEMCLILEELGIPVEVHHHEVAGAGQNEIGTRFSTLVERADWTQNLKYVVWNVAHSYGKTATFMPKPIVGDNGSGMHVHQSIWKDGKNLFAGDGYAGLSEDALFYIGGIIKHAKALNAITNPGTNSYKRLVPGYEAPVKLAYSAKNRSASIRIPHVANPKGRRIETRFPDPLANVYLCFAALLMAGLDGIANKIHPGEAASKDLYHLPPEEDALIPTVCSSLEEALDNLNKDREFLTRGGVFSNSMIDAYIELKMQDVQRMRMTTHPAEFDMYYSL